One genomic region from Vicia villosa cultivar HV-30 ecotype Madison, WI unplaced genomic scaffold, Vvil1.0 ctg.000273F_1_1_1, whole genome shotgun sequence encodes:
- the LOC131626157 gene encoding MAG2-interacting protein 2-like isoform X1 yields MEVPLYETRRHASNYPPQLHLQQNQQHQANDDSKGTLLSMLSVRGVSQLKEKWTEYNEPKRLRKLVSLFVSPTAKYVAVAAGNRITILSKEDDYQQSYAIFTGSDFGTFSVGAWSEDDEILGVADDYDTLYFIKFNGEVVAEITKKHSKISSPIVGLFSDNDSDMHESYLFTAITSDGSLQQIEISYGQGISTFPKYVFNHRSHLRNNVFCFDHHHELNLFVAVHTLSGSCHLSLWHKNSSTEPEQVFSLQFEGLYSKPKGYRGQLIYPKLLISPQATFIATLDLTGCLHIFKLDKEGLALSRFVLGEKDDSLMSDNLPNGGNRSFLGFMDFTWWCDHVIATVDRNGVVMLIDILNGSKVQEEDPAHFFPALGRAQKCRGYLFLLASLSSKERSSPDFGFPEELCQTEWIVEDRLKQFHLSRLLWFLVSFSEKSIPEMYDLLIGKKSFQAALDFADSHGLDKDEVLKSQWLNSSQGVNEISIFLANIKDKKFVLSECVHRVGPTEDAVKALLAYGLRITDHHRFSEVDDDDSSHVWDVRLARLQILQFRDRLETFLGINMGRFSVQEYSKFRIMPINEAAVALAESGKIGALNLLFKRHPYSLSPFVLDVLASIPETVPVQIYGQLLPGRSFPSGVAVRQDDWVECKKMVDFINTPVKNHDIQIQVKTEPLVKHFVGLLWPSIDELTKWYMDRARAMDDFSGQLDNCLSLLEFALRKGISELHQFHQDVLYLHQVVYSDDNDSETGLHMSLVMWGELPDYERFKFMLKGVKEENVTERLHNRAIPFMREKFPRVSLFGDGTRCTNQSIEESFLVRWLKEIALQNKLDMCLVVIEEGCRNFQSNVYFETEVEAIDCALQCIYLCTVTDRWSIMAAILSKLPQMHDGAIQVESLEKRLRVAESHIEAGRLLAFYQVPKPLNFFLGAQSDEKGVKQIIRLILSKFIRRQPGRSDSEWASMWRDMQYLREKAFPFLDLEYILIEFCRGLLKAGKFSLARNYLKGTSSVSLASEKAENLVIQAAREYFFSASSISCSEVWKAKECLNLYPSSGNVKAEADIIDALTVKLPNLGVNILPMQFRQIKDPMEIVKMAITNQTGAYFHVEELVEVARLLGLRSADDVSAVEEAIAREAAVSGDLQLASDLCLVLARKGHGNIWDLCAAIARGPALDNMEVDSRKQLLGFALSHCDEESIGELLHAWKDLDMQGQCETLIMSTGTNPSNFSVQGSTVESIQKQSFQNILDRNVHFQEFDGYSTDNQDVHLEKIREKLSIVAKTLAVGNQTDWASSLTENGKVLSFAALQLPWLIELSKNGYPREKLSTRKQYLNIKAQAVVTILSWLARNGFAPRDDLIASLARSVMEPPVTEEEDIIGCSYLLNLADAFNGVEVIEEQLKIRKDYQEICSIMNVGMAYSLLHNSGVGSDHIQRKQLLKRRFKEKHTTPSSDDIDKLGKVQSSFWREWKLKLEEQKRFAEHSRALQKIIPGVETERFLSRDFIYIKNVVVSLIESVKLEKRHILKDVLRLADTYDLNSTEVLLHFLSAFLVSDVWTNDEITAEVAGYKGEIIGNGVKTIETISTKVYPAINGCSKLRLAYVFGLLSECYLQLENTKDLSPIAQPDHANGNIRFAHYYKVVEQECKNVSFINNLNFKNIAGLRGLNFECFSDEVYACIEESSLSALSKMIQAFVDIYGHSLPEGFMSWQDVYKYYILSSLSALEAKATTDFSSRTPESLQSFLSKLEQSYDSCRKYIRLLSQSDALTIMKQYLTVIVPLHSSYGFIPDNSTWQECLIVLLNFWMGLTDDMKEFSLEESSGETNSFNPQCLTSCLKVFMKLVMEDIISPSQGWGSIYSYVNCGLNGDCSVEIYNFSKAMVFSGCGFGAISEVFSVASLETGSSSDCGTGSQDLAHFYLDILEAVLQELVNGSHESQNLYHILSSLSKLEGDLKVLQCVRHVIWGEMVQFSDNLQLPSSIRVYVLELMQFISGKNIKGFSTEILTNVQPWEEWDELLYASRKSEAGVDKQSPDHKETSSRFTNTLVALKSSQLVTSISPSIEITPDDLLNVDTAVSCFLRLCGEAVENLHFDTLVSILEEWEGLFTTGKDGQITTEASDGGNDWNNDDWDEGWESLEEVDKPEKEKIEDSVSVHPLHVCWAEILKKFIGLSRSSDVLRMIDQASSKTNGMLLDEDDARSLNEIALSTDCFLALKMALMLPYKTLQLQCLSAVEDSIKQGIPHTRSNDCELLILILSSGILTSIATGSTYGATFSYLCYMVGNLCNQVQQALISSRGFTNNKDHENQFFRRILFPNFISELVKADQHVLAGFIVTKFMHTSESLSLINIANASLNRYLERQLHMLQTNELHDEMECKTLRYTVSRLRGRLSSLIKSTLPLLSANAS; encoded by the exons ATGGAGGTTCCGCTTTACGAAACTCGACGCCACGCTTCCAATTACCCTCCTCAACtccatcttcaacaaaatcaacaacaccaG GCAAATGATGATTCCAAGGGAACCTTGCTTTCTATGCTCTCAGTTCGAG GTGTGAGTCAACTCAAAGAGAAATGGACTGAATATAATGAACCAAAGAGACTTAGAAAATTAGTGTCGCTGTTTGTTTCCCCTACGGCCAAATATGTTGCTGTTGCTGCTGGAAATCGAATTACGATTTTGAGTAAAGAGGATGATTATCagcaatcatatgcaattttcaccG GTTCGGATTTTGGTACATTTAGTGTGGGAGCTTGGTCTGAAGATGATGAAATTCTCGGTGTTGCTGATGACTATGATACTCTGTATTTTATCAAATTCAATGGTGAAGTTGTGGCAGAAATTACAAAGAAGCATTCGAAAATCTCTTCACCAATTGTTGGTTTATTTTCTGACAATGACTCAGATATGCACGAGTCTTACTT GTTCACTGCCATTACATCAGATGGTTCACTTCAACAAATTGAGATCAGTTATGGACAAGGCATTTCTACCTTTCCTAAGTACGTCTTTAATCACAGGAGTCATCTCCGTAACAACGTTTTTTGCTTTGACCACCATCACGAGCTTAACCTTTTTGTGGCCGTTCACACGCTGTCTG GATCTTGCCATCTTTCTCTTTGGCATAAAAATTCAAGCACAGAACCGGAACAGGTATTTTCTTTGCAGTTCGAGGGGTTATATTCAAAACCAAAAGGTTATAGAGGTCAGCTAATATATCCAAAATTGCTAATCTCGCCACAAGCTACATTCATTGCTACTCTGGATTTGACAGGATGCTTGCATATTTTTAAGCTGGACAAAGAAGGCTTGGCACTCTCCCGGTTTGTCTTGGGAGAGAAGGATGATTCATTAATGTCTGATAATTTACCGAATGGGGGTAATAGATCTTTTTTGGGTTTTATGGATTTTACTTGGTGGTGCGACCATGTCATTGCCACTGTAGATAGAAATGGTGTGGTTATGTTGATAGACATTCTAAATGGTTCAAAGGTCCAGGAAGAGGATCCTGCACATTTTTTCCCCGCTCTGGGAAGAGCACAGAAATGTAGGGGCTATCTTTTTCTTTTAGCAAGTTTATCATCCAAAGAAAGATCCAGTCCTGATTTTGGATTTCCAGAGGAGTTGTGCCAGACAGAGTGGATTGTTGAAGATAGGCTTAAACAGTTTCACCTTTCTAGGTTGCTCTGGTTCCTTGTTTCATTTTCTGAGAAATCTATCCCTGAAATGTATGATTTACTGATTGGGAAGAAAAGTTTTCAAGCAGCTCTGGACTTTGCCGACAGTCATGGATTGGATAAGGATGAGGTGCTGAAGTCACAGTGGTTGAATTCTAGTCAAGGAGTAAATGAAATTAGTATATTTTTGGCAAATATAAAGGATAAAAAATTTGTACTTTCTGAATGTGTTCATAGagttggaccaacagaagatgcTGTGAAGGCTTTGTTGGCTTATGGTCTACGCATCACTGACCATCATAGATTCTCAGAAGTAGATGATGATGATTCTAGTCATGTATGGGATGTTCGCTTGGCTAGACTTCAAATTTTGCAATTTAGGGACAGGCTGGAAACATTTCTTGGAATAAACATGGGCAG ATTTTCTGTGCAGGAATACAGCAAATTCCGTATtatgcctataaatgaagctgctgTAGCACTTGCAGAGAGTGGAAAAATTGGTGCATTGAACTTGCTTTTCAAGCGTCATCCTTATTCTTTGTCTCCCTTTGTTTTGGATGTTTTAGCCTCCATCCCAGAAACAGTTCCTGTCCAAATTTATGGGCAGCTTCTTCCTGGGAGGTCTTTTCCTTCTGGTGTTGCTGTGAGGCAAGATGATTGGGTTGAATGCAAGAAGATGGTGGACTTCATTAATACACCAGTTAAAAACCATGACATTCAAATCCAAGTCAAAACTGAGCCACTTGTTAAGCATTTTGTTGGACTTCTTTGGCCATCAATTGATGAGCTCACAAAATGGTATATGGATAGAGCTAGAGCTATGGATGATTTTAGTGGGCAGCTCGATAATTGCCTGAGCTTACTTGAGTTTGCTCTTCGTAAAGGCATATCTGAGTTGCATCAGTTCCATCAGGATGTCTTATATTTGCATCAAGTTGTTTACTCTGATGACAATGATAGCGAAACGGGCTTACATATGAGTCTTGTCATGTGGGGAGAGTTGCCAGACTATGAAAGATTTAAATTTATGCTTAAGGGAGTCAAAGAGGAAAATGTAACTGAAAGATTACACAACAGAGCTATTCCATTTATGCGTGAAAAGTTTCCCCGGGTGTCCTTATTTGGAGATGGCACCCGCTGTACAAATCAAAGTATAGAGGAATCATTTCTAGTAAGGTGGTTGAAGGAAATTGCTTTGCAGAATAAATTGGACATGTGCTTGGTGGTAATTGAGGAAGGGTGCAGAAACTTCCAAAGCAATGTCTATtttgaaactgaagttgaagCTATTGATTGTGCTTTGCAATGCATATATTTGTGCACAGTTACAGATAGGTGGAGCATCATGGCAGCCATACTATCTAAGCTTCCTCAAATGCATG ATGGTGCAATTCAAGTTGAGAGTCTTGAGAAAAGACTTAGAGTTGCTGAAAGTCATATTGAAGCAGGGAGACTTTTGGCATTTTACCAG GTTCCGAAGCCATTAAACTTTTTCCTAGGGGCTCAATCAGATGAAAAGGGTGTGAAACAGATTATTCGCCTTATTCTTTCTAAATTTATTCGCCGTCAGCCTGGCCGATCAGATAGTGAATGGGCCAGCATGTGGCGTGATATGCAGTATTTGAGGGAAAAGGCATTTCCTTTTCTGGACCTAGAATATATTTTGATTGAGTTTTGCAGAGGACTGCTTAAAGCTGGGAAGTTTTCTCTTGCACGTAATTACTTGAAGGGTACAAGTTCTGTTTCTTTGGCATCAGAGAAGGCAGAAAACCTTGTCATTCAAGCAGCTAGGGAGTACTTTTTCTCAGCTTCAAGTATTTCTTGTTCCGAA GTATGGAAAGCTAAAGAATGTCTTAATCTATATCCAAGTAGTGGAAATGTGAAGGCAGAGGCGGATATTATTGATGCACTTACAGTTAAGCTTCCAAACCTTGGGGTGAATATTCTGCCTATGCAATTCAGGCAAATAAAAGATCCTATGGAAATTGTAAAAATGGCAATCACAAATCAAACGGGAGCATATTTTCATGTTGAGGAGCTTGTTGAGGTTGCCAGACTTCTTGGCTTGAGATCTGCTGATGATGTATCAGCTGTTGAAGAAGCTATTGCTAGAGAAGCTGCAGTTTCTGGTGATTTACAATTGGCATCTGATCTTTGTCTTGTTTTGGCCAGAAAAGGACATGGCAACATATGGGATTTATGTGCTGCAATTGCAAGAGGTCCTGCCCTTGATAATATGGAAGTAGATTCTCGAAAGCAGCTATTAGGGTTTGCGTTGAGCCACTGTGATGAGGAATCCATCGGTGAGCTTCTCCATGCATGGAAAGACCTGGATATGCAAGGCCAGTGTGAAACATTAATCATGTCAACTGGGACAAATCCTTCAAATTTTTCAGTGCAAGGCTCAACTGTTGAGTCAATTCAAAAACAAAGTTTTCAAAATATACTAGATAGAAATGTGCATTTTCAAGAGTTTGATGGTTATAGCACTGACAATCAGGATGTTCATCTTGAGAAAATTAGAGAAAAGCTTTCCATTGTTGCTAAAACCTTGGCTGTGGGCAATCAAACTGATTGGGCGTCCAGCTTGACTGAAAATGGGAAAGTTCTGTCTTTTGCTGCCTTGCAGCTCCCTTGGTTGATTGAATTGAGTAAGAATGGATATCCTAGGGAAAAATTGAGTACTAGAAAGCAGTATTTAAACATCAAAGCACAGGCTGTGGTGACTATTCTGTCCTGGTTGGCTAGAAATGGTTTTGCTCCCAGAGATGACCTGATCGCCTCTTTAGCAAGATCTGTAATGGAACCTCCAGTCACTGAAGAGGAAGATATAATCGGGTGCTCCTATCTTCTCAATCTTGCGGATGCTTTTAACGGGGTAGAAGTTATAGAAGAACAGCTCAAAATAAGAAAAGACTACCAAGAAATTTGTAGCATTATGAATGTTGGGATGGCATATAGCTTGCTGCACAACTCAGGAGTAGGTAGTGACCATATTCAGCGAAAGCAGCTATTGAAGAGGAGGTTCAAGGAAAAACACACAACACCCAGTTCTG ACGACATAGATAAACTTGGCAAGGTACAGTCTTCTTTCTGGAGAGAGTGGAAACTGAAGTTAGAAGAGCAAAAGAGATTCGCTGAGCATTCCAGAGCTCTTCAGAAAATAATTCCTGGGGTTGAAACAGAACGCTTTTTGTCCAGGGATTTCATCTACATTAAGAATGTTGTTGTCTCTCTCATTGAGTCTGTAAAGTTAGAAAAACGGCACATTTTGAAGGACGTTTTAAGATTGGCTGATACATATGACTTGAACAGTACTGAG GTGCTATTGCATTTCCTAAGTGCTTTCCTTGTTTCTGATGTTTGGACAAATGATGAAATTACAGCCGAAGTTGCAGGTTATAAAGGAGAAATAATTGGTAATGGTGTGAAAACCATTGAAACCATCTCAACAAAGGTTTATCCTGCAATCAATGGGTGCAGCAAACTTCGCCTTGCCTATGTGTTTGGTCTGTTGTCAGAGTGCTACTtgcagctggaaaataccaaagATTTATCACCAATAGCTCAACCTGATCACGCAAATGGCAATATAAGGTTTGCTCATTATTACAAGGTCGTTGAGCAAGAATGTAAAAATGTTTCCTTTATCAATAACCTAAACTTCAAAAATATAGCCGGGTTGCGTGGTTTGAACTTTGAGTGCTTTAGTGATGAAGTTTATGCATGCATTGAGGAAAGTAGCTTGTCTGCATTGTCAAAAATGATACAAGCTTTTGTCGATATTTATGGTCATTCATTGCCCGAGGGTTTTATGTCATGGCAGGATGTCTACAAGTATTACATCCTGAGTTCGCTGAGTGCTTTGGAGGCTAAAGCAACAACCGACTTTAGTAGTAGAACTCCTGAATCCCTTCAAAGCTTTTTAAGTAAGCTTGAGCAGAGCTATGATTCTTGCCGAAAGTATATTAGACTTTTGAGCCAGTCTGATGCTTTGACGATCATGAAGCAGTACCTCACTGTAATTGTGCCTCTCCATAGTTCATATGGATTCATACCTGACAATTCAACTTGGCAAGAGTGCCTCATTGTTCTTTTGAACTTTTGGATGGGGTTGACAGATGATATGAAGGAATTTTCATTGGAGGAAAGTTCAGGAGAGACTAATAGCTTCAACCCGCAATGTTTAACGAGTTGtctaaaagtatttatgaaattgGTGATGGAGGATATCATCTCCCCTAGTCAGGGCTGGGGCAGCATATATAGCTACGTCAACTGTGGCTTAAATGGTGATTGCTCTGTAGAAATTTATAATTTCTCCAAAGCTATGGTTTTTTCTGGTTGTGGGTTTGGTGCCATCTCAGAGGTATTTTCTGTTGCTTCATTGGAAACTGGTTCATCTTCTGATTGTGGCACAGGCTCCCAGGATCTTGCTCATTTCTATTTAGATATTCTTGAAGCTGTTCTGCAAGAATTGGTCAATGGATCCCATGAGAGCCAGAACCTGTATCACATATTGTCATCTTTAAGCAAGCTAGAAGGTGACTTAAAAGTCTTGCAATGTGTTAGACATGTAATTTGGGGGGAAATGGTCCAGTTCTCTGACAATTTACAGTTGCCAAGTTCCATTAGAGTTTATGTGCTAGAGCTTATGCAATTTATCTCAGGAAAGAATATTAAGGGTTTCTCTACAGAAATACTAACCAATGTCCAACCCTGGGAAGAATGGGATGAACTGCTTTATGCTAGTAGAAAGAGTGAGGCTGGTGTTGACAAGCAGTCACCAGATCACAAAGAAACCTCTAGTAGGTTTACAAATACTCTGGTTGCCCTTAAATCATCTCAACTTGTGACATCAATCTCTCCTAGCATAGAAATTACCCCTGATGATCTTTTGAATGTAGACACAGCTGTTTCTTGCTTTTTGAGGTTGTGTGGAGAAGCTGTTGAAAATCTCCACTTTGATACATTGGTTTCTATTTTGGAAGAGTGGGAGGGACTTTTCACCACGGGGAAAGACGGACAAATCACCACTGAAGCATCTGATGGAGGAAATGACTGGAACAATGATGATTGGGACGAAGGGTGGGAAAGTCTGGAAGAAGTAGACAAGCCTGAGAAAGAAAAGATTGAGGACTCTGTTTCTGTTCACCCTTTACATGTGTGTTGggcagagattttgaaaaaattcaTAGGCCTATCAAGGTCTAGTGATGTGCTCAGAATGATTGATCAAGCATCATCAAAAACTAATGGTATGTTACTTGATGAAGATGATGCCAGGAGCTTAAATGAGATAGCATTAAGCACAGATTGCTTTCTGGCTTTGAAGATGGCACTCATGCTACCCTACAAAACATTACAGTTGCAGTGCCTGAGCGCTGTTGAGGATAGTATAAAACAGGGTATCCCTCATACGAGGAGCAATGATTGTGAGttattaattctaattttatCTTCAGGGATTCTCACTTCTATCGCAACTGGTTCTACATATGGTGCTACTTTCTCTTATCTCTGCTATATGGTTGGAAACTTATGCAATCAAGTTCAACAGGCTCTGATATCAAGTAGAGGGTTTACCAATAATAAAGATCATGAGAATCAGTTTTTCCGAAGAATCCTTTTCCCTAATTTCATTTCTGAACTTGTGAAGGCTGATCAACATGTTCTAGCTGGATTTATTGTCACAAAATTTATGCACACCAGCGAGTCGCTCAGTCTCATTAATATTGCTAATGCTAGTCTTAACAGGTATCTGGAAAGGCAGCTCCACATGCTGCAGACCAATGAGCTTCACGATGAGATGGAATGTAAAACACTGAGGTATACTGTTAGCAGGTTGAGAGGCAGACTGAGTAGTTTGATTAAGTCCACATTGCCATTGCTTTCGGCCAATGCAAGTTAA